One genomic segment of Scophthalmus maximus strain ysfricsl-2021 chromosome 3, ASM2237912v1, whole genome shotgun sequence includes these proteins:
- the si:dkey-112e17.1 gene encoding uncharacterized protein si:dkey-112e17.1 isoform X1, producing MSCVTSLGAHVFMTTYLLFVMGSVAQKVYFDCGAKVDVVDVQGLILSPGFPYNYSSGTHCVWLFIVPVDYQLILEIFDFDVFESHDAAAQYSAISNFEGEEADEEVTFTPGSFAADETSSAAEDPMPQNVGGVTKPQQSSQDGEVKQVVVQEKSTKMEITKVSNSAKRSADASSGLSLGPPSSLLLLPGALPAGDKVVNSASLSHLRGDLSPSSNPSTAVEETTLASPRTTDTPAVSPETQQSVLDACPHDVLYISDLITFSSRFCGSNRPPSSQLVFGSNQEMVEVIMELITTTHWGRGFALLFHYHNLTEPGGELHASAPTASKVDSLLAAVSGAAFFAMILTSALCIIFRPKLCPKRAGSCSSTSSEVPEGVQNTAAEVSELQLMAENQTNLGTGTELRNNNDDRLPHTVSASVDISQDAAVDLSCSGLTELDLGADEVFIVSSPPSPSGLPFSSHMQRERFLRHSDTGPGPAGDWPSLDSTTSPAGARSAKDGGGGGCTRPRAWSVRTFQDFLPPLPQLHKKWCSWNSTSPFTKLVDNAPSSLTADCRGGDSRKVFSEIHLDAAADSSTVSDSSISNASYPLTQPAQRQRRLNSTSNLRRSRFPGPCFGLLSGAAEPAKASGAPQSQGSPPEPASGSSPSAQCHIESGQAAKRRDFQGEGDHVSVQVFAISEEEDRQPLVPAEHLDQTSVSAVLNGLARGTYEGKPPAAGNTGHSPQYQRARPEWRPWGSQASGGVGPLPSNTTAAMTESNAVGDGHLGRGQPTALGAV from the exons ATGAGTTGTGTCACGTCGCTCGGAGCGCATGTTTTTATGACAACCTATCTGCTCTTCGTGATGGGAAGCGTTGCACAGAAA GTGTACTTTGACTGCGGTGCCAAGGTGGATGTGGTGGACGTACAAGGCCTCATTCTGTCTCCTGGCTTCCCCTACAACTACTCCTCTGGGACACATTGTGTGTGGCTGTTCATCGTGCCTGTTGATTACCAGCTTATTCTGGAGATATTTGACTTTGACGTGTTTGAAAGCCACGACGCTGCAGCACAGTACTCCGCTATCTCGAATTTtgaaggggaggaggcagaTGAAGAGGTGACTTTCACCCCTGGCAGCTTCGCGGCAGATGAAACTTCATCAGCAGCTGAAGATCCTATGCCTCAGAATGTAGGGGGTGTCACAAAGCCTCAACAGTCCTCCCAAGATGGTGAGGTCAAGCAAGTAGTGGTCCAGGAAAAGTCCACAAAGATGGAAATTACCAAAGTCTCAAATTCTGCCAAAAGATCTGCAGATGCCTCTTCTGGCTTATCTTTAGggcctccttcctctctcctcctcctacctggGGCTTTGCCTGCAGGAGACAAGGTCGTCAACTCGGCCTCCTTGTCTCACCTCAGGGGAGACCTCAGCCCAAGTTCTAACCCAAGCACAGCTGTGGAGGAGACCACCCTTGCCTCACCCCGCACTACCGACACTCCAGCTGTGAGCCCTGAAACCCAGCAGTCGGTGCTTGACGCCTGCCCCCATGATGTCCTCTACATCTCAGACCTTatcaccttctcctccaggttCTGTGGGTCCAACCGGCCTCCCAGCAGCCAGCTGGTTTTCGGCTCCAAccaggagatggtggaggtcATCATGGAGctcatcaccaccacacacTGGGGCCGCGGCTTTGCTCTTCTCTTCCACTACCACAACCTGACTGAGCCAGGGGGGGAACTCCATGCCTCTGCTCCGACAGCCAGCAAGGTAGACTCCCTGCTGGCTGCTGTGAGTGGAGCTGCCTTCTTCGCTATGATACTTACAAGTGCCCTCTGCATCATTTTCAG ACCCAAACTGTGTCCAAAAAGAGCCGGCTCCTGCTCGTCCACCAGCTCGGAG GTGCCGGAGGGCGTCCAGAACACTGCGGCGGAGGTCAGCGAGCTGCAGCTGATGGCTGAGAACCAGACCAACCTGGGGACGGGCACAGAGCTGcgcaacaacaacgacgaccGCCTGCCGCACACAG tCAGCGCTTCCGTCGACATTTCCCAGGATGCAGCGGTGGACCTTTCCTGCAGCGGGCTGACTGAGCTTGACCTCGGTGCGGATGAGGTTTTCATTGTGTCTTCGCCCCCGAGCCCCAGCGGGCTACCGTTCTCCTCTCACATG CAGAGGGAGAGGTTCCTGCGGCACAGCGACACAGGTCCCGGTCCTGCAGGTGACTGGCCCTCGCTGGACTCCACCACCTCGCCGGCTGGTGCCAGGTCGGCCaaggacggcggcggcggcggctgtaCCAGGCCGAGGGCGTGGAGCGTGCGCACCTTCCAGGACTTCCTCCCTCCGCTGCCGCAGCTGCATAAGAAGTGGTGCAGCTGGAACTCCACCAGTCCCTTCACCAAGCTGGTGGACAAC GCTCCATCCAGTTTGACGGCTGACTGCAGGGGGGGTGACAGCAGGAAGGTCTTTTCTGAGATTCACTTGGACGCCGCGGCGGACAGTAGCACCGTCTCCGACTCATCCATCAGCAATGCCTCCTATCCGCTCACGCAGCCCGCCCAGCGGCAGCGGCGTCTCAACTCCACCAGCAACCTGCGGCGCTCGCGCTTCCCGGGTCCGTGCTTCGGCCTGCTCTCTGGGGCAGCAGAGCCGGCGAAGGCCTCTGGGGCCCCCCAGTCCCAGGGATCCCCCCCAGAGCCCGCCTccggctcctccccctccgcccaGTGTCACATCGAGAGTGGCCAGGCCGCGAAGAGGCGCGATTTCCAAGGCGAGGGCGATCACGTCAGCGTGCAGGTGTTCGCCATctccgaggaggaggaccgGCAGCCGCTGGTCCCAGCCGAGCATCTGGACCAGACCTCGGTCTCTGCTGTGCTGAACGGACTGGCGAGGGGAACCTACGAGGGGAAGCCGCCCGCAGCGGGAAACACCGGCCACAGCCCCCAGTACCAGAGGGCCAGGCCAGAGTGGAGGCCATGGGGGAGCCAGGCATCGGGAGGGGTTGGGCCACTCCCCTCCAACACGACCGCCGCCATGACCGAGTCAAACGCAGTCGGCGACGGCCACCTGGGCCGTGGTCAGCCAACAGCGCTTGGCGCAGTGTGA
- the si:dkey-112e17.1 gene encoding uncharacterized protein si:dkey-112e17.1 isoform X2, protein MSCVTSLGAHVFMTTYLLFVMGSVAQKVYFDCGAKVDVVDVQGLILSPGFPYNYSSGTHCVWLFIVPVDYQLILEIFDFDVFESHDAAAQYSAISNFEGEEADEEVTFTPGSFAADETSSAAEDPMPQNVGGVTKPQQSSQDGEVKQVVVQEKSTKMEITKVSNSAKRSADASSGLSLGPPSSLLLLPGALPAGDKVVNSASLSHLRGDLSPSSNPSTAVEETTLASPRTTDTPAVSPETQQSVLDACPHDVLYISDLITFSSRFCGSNRPPSSQLVFGSNQEMVEVIMELITTTHWGRGFALLFHYHNLTEPGGELHASAPTASKVDSLLAAVSGAAFFAMILTSALCIIFRPKLCPKRAGSCSSTSSEVPEGVQNTAAEVSELQLMAENQTNLGTGTELRNNNDDRLPHTVSASVDISQDAAVDLSCSGLTELDLGADEVFIVSSPPSPSGLPFSSHMRERFLRHSDTGPGPAGDWPSLDSTTSPAGARSAKDGGGGGCTRPRAWSVRTFQDFLPPLPQLHKKWCSWNSTSPFTKLVDNAPSSLTADCRGGDSRKVFSEIHLDAAADSSTVSDSSISNASYPLTQPAQRQRRLNSTSNLRRSRFPGPCFGLLSGAAEPAKASGAPQSQGSPPEPASGSSPSAQCHIESGQAAKRRDFQGEGDHVSVQVFAISEEEDRQPLVPAEHLDQTSVSAVLNGLARGTYEGKPPAAGNTGHSPQYQRARPEWRPWGSQASGGVGPLPSNTTAAMTESNAVGDGHLGRGQPTALGAV, encoded by the exons ATGAGTTGTGTCACGTCGCTCGGAGCGCATGTTTTTATGACAACCTATCTGCTCTTCGTGATGGGAAGCGTTGCACAGAAA GTGTACTTTGACTGCGGTGCCAAGGTGGATGTGGTGGACGTACAAGGCCTCATTCTGTCTCCTGGCTTCCCCTACAACTACTCCTCTGGGACACATTGTGTGTGGCTGTTCATCGTGCCTGTTGATTACCAGCTTATTCTGGAGATATTTGACTTTGACGTGTTTGAAAGCCACGACGCTGCAGCACAGTACTCCGCTATCTCGAATTTtgaaggggaggaggcagaTGAAGAGGTGACTTTCACCCCTGGCAGCTTCGCGGCAGATGAAACTTCATCAGCAGCTGAAGATCCTATGCCTCAGAATGTAGGGGGTGTCACAAAGCCTCAACAGTCCTCCCAAGATGGTGAGGTCAAGCAAGTAGTGGTCCAGGAAAAGTCCACAAAGATGGAAATTACCAAAGTCTCAAATTCTGCCAAAAGATCTGCAGATGCCTCTTCTGGCTTATCTTTAGggcctccttcctctctcctcctcctacctggGGCTTTGCCTGCAGGAGACAAGGTCGTCAACTCGGCCTCCTTGTCTCACCTCAGGGGAGACCTCAGCCCAAGTTCTAACCCAAGCACAGCTGTGGAGGAGACCACCCTTGCCTCACCCCGCACTACCGACACTCCAGCTGTGAGCCCTGAAACCCAGCAGTCGGTGCTTGACGCCTGCCCCCATGATGTCCTCTACATCTCAGACCTTatcaccttctcctccaggttCTGTGGGTCCAACCGGCCTCCCAGCAGCCAGCTGGTTTTCGGCTCCAAccaggagatggtggaggtcATCATGGAGctcatcaccaccacacacTGGGGCCGCGGCTTTGCTCTTCTCTTCCACTACCACAACCTGACTGAGCCAGGGGGGGAACTCCATGCCTCTGCTCCGACAGCCAGCAAGGTAGACTCCCTGCTGGCTGCTGTGAGTGGAGCTGCCTTCTTCGCTATGATACTTACAAGTGCCCTCTGCATCATTTTCAG ACCCAAACTGTGTCCAAAAAGAGCCGGCTCCTGCTCGTCCACCAGCTCGGAG GTGCCGGAGGGCGTCCAGAACACTGCGGCGGAGGTCAGCGAGCTGCAGCTGATGGCTGAGAACCAGACCAACCTGGGGACGGGCACAGAGCTGcgcaacaacaacgacgaccGCCTGCCGCACACAG tCAGCGCTTCCGTCGACATTTCCCAGGATGCAGCGGTGGACCTTTCCTGCAGCGGGCTGACTGAGCTTGACCTCGGTGCGGATGAGGTTTTCATTGTGTCTTCGCCCCCGAGCCCCAGCGGGCTACCGTTCTCCTCTCACATG AGGGAGAGGTTCCTGCGGCACAGCGACACAGGTCCCGGTCCTGCAGGTGACTGGCCCTCGCTGGACTCCACCACCTCGCCGGCTGGTGCCAGGTCGGCCaaggacggcggcggcggcggctgtaCCAGGCCGAGGGCGTGGAGCGTGCGCACCTTCCAGGACTTCCTCCCTCCGCTGCCGCAGCTGCATAAGAAGTGGTGCAGCTGGAACTCCACCAGTCCCTTCACCAAGCTGGTGGACAAC GCTCCATCCAGTTTGACGGCTGACTGCAGGGGGGGTGACAGCAGGAAGGTCTTTTCTGAGATTCACTTGGACGCCGCGGCGGACAGTAGCACCGTCTCCGACTCATCCATCAGCAATGCCTCCTATCCGCTCACGCAGCCCGCCCAGCGGCAGCGGCGTCTCAACTCCACCAGCAACCTGCGGCGCTCGCGCTTCCCGGGTCCGTGCTTCGGCCTGCTCTCTGGGGCAGCAGAGCCGGCGAAGGCCTCTGGGGCCCCCCAGTCCCAGGGATCCCCCCCAGAGCCCGCCTccggctcctccccctccgcccaGTGTCACATCGAGAGTGGCCAGGCCGCGAAGAGGCGCGATTTCCAAGGCGAGGGCGATCACGTCAGCGTGCAGGTGTTCGCCATctccgaggaggaggaccgGCAGCCGCTGGTCCCAGCCGAGCATCTGGACCAGACCTCGGTCTCTGCTGTGCTGAACGGACTGGCGAGGGGAACCTACGAGGGGAAGCCGCCCGCAGCGGGAAACACCGGCCACAGCCCCCAGTACCAGAGGGCCAGGCCAGAGTGGAGGCCATGGGGGAGCCAGGCATCGGGAGGGGTTGGGCCACTCCCCTCCAACACGACCGCCGCCATGACCGAGTCAAACGCAGTCGGCGACGGCCACCTGGGCCGTGGTCAGCCAACAGCGCTTGGCGCAGTGTGA